Proteins found in one Paenibacillus wynnii genomic segment:
- a CDS encoding GyrI-like domain-containing protein: MKYEWKKQDKHLYQPKNKPEILTIPSYNYFMVSGKGNPNHEAYAEAIGVLYSLSYGVKMMPKSGKVPDGYYEYSIFPLEGVWDLSEEGKRKTALDKDELLYTIMIRQPDFVTSELADEVIEIVKRKKPHPLLEKASFSSLEEGLCIQMLHLGHYDEEPHSFAIMEQYCTDNGLQRTFHTHKEIYLNDARKTHPDKLKTVLRFKAHLLTS, translated from the coding sequence ATGAAATACGAATGGAAGAAGCAAGATAAACACCTGTACCAGCCTAAAAATAAACCGGAGATCCTAACGATACCAAGTTACAATTACTTCATGGTAAGCGGCAAAGGCAATCCTAACCATGAGGCTTATGCTGAAGCCATCGGTGTCCTTTACTCCCTATCTTATGGTGTAAAAATGATGCCAAAAAGCGGAAAGGTGCCAGACGGATATTATGAGTACTCCATCTTTCCATTGGAAGGGGTCTGGGATTTAAGTGAGGAAGGAAAAAGAAAAACAGCCCTCGATAAAGACGAGCTGCTGTACACCATTATGATTAGACAACCTGATTTTGTGACTTCCGAGCTGGCGGATGAGGTGATTGAGATAGTGAAACGCAAGAAGCCTCACCCCCTGTTAGAGAAGGCAAGCTTCAGCAGTCTAGAGGAAGGTCTTTGCATACAAATGCTGCATCTCGGCCATTACGATGAGGAGCCGCACAGTTTCGCTATAATGGAGCAATATTGTACGGACAACGGTCTACAAAGAACTTTTCACACTCACAAGGAGATCTATCTTAACGATGCTCGTAAAACCCATCCGGATAAGCTAAAGACTGTTCTTCGATTTAAGGCTCACTTATTGACTAGTTAA